One genomic window of Arachis hypogaea cultivar Tifrunner chromosome 8, arahy.Tifrunner.gnm2.J5K5, whole genome shotgun sequence includes the following:
- the LOC112705978 gene encoding alcohol dehydrogenase 1: protein MSNTAGQIIKCRAAVAWEAGKPLVIEEVEVAPPKAGEVRLKILYTSLCHTDVYFWEAKGQTPLFPRIFGHEAGGIVESVGEGVTHLKPGDHALPVFTGECGECPHCKSEESNMCDLLRINTDRGVMIHDQESRFSIKGKPIYHFVGTSTFSEYTVVHAGCVAKINPEAPLDKVCVLSCGICTGLGATINVAKPKPGSSVAVFGLGAVGLAAAEGARISGASRIIGVDLVSSRFELAKKFGVNEFVNPKDHNKPVQEVIAEMTNGGVDRSVECTGSIQAMISAFECVHDGWGVAVLVGVPSKDDAFKTHPTNFLNERTLKGTFYGNYKPRTDLPNVVEKYMRGELELEKFITHTVPFSEINKAFDLMLKGESIRCIIRMDE from the exons ATGTCTAACACTGCTGGTCAAATCATCAAGTGCCGAG CTGCGGTTGCATGGGAGGCAGGGAAGCCATTGGTGATTGAAGAAGTGGAGGTTGCGCCACCTAAGGCCGGTGAAGTCCGTTTGAAGATCCTCTACACCTCACTTTGCCACACCGATGTTTACTTCTGGGAAGCCAAG GGCCAGACTCCATTATTTCCTCGGATATTTGGTCATGAAGCTGGAGG GATTGTGGAGAGTGTAGGAGAGGGAGTGACTCATCTGAAACCAGGTGACCATGCCCTCCCTGTGTTCACCGGAGAGTGTGGCGAATGCCCTCACTGCAAGTCAGAGGAGAGCAACATGTGTGACCTTCTCAGGATCAACACTGACAGGGGTGTCATGATCCATGATCAAGAATCAAGATTCTCCATTAAGGGAAAACCAATTTACCACTTTGTTGGGACCTCCACATTCAGTGAATACACTGTGGTTCATGCTGGATGTGTTGCAAAGATCAACCCTGAAGCACCACTTGACAAAGTTTGTGTTCTCAGCTGTGGAATCTGCACAG GTCTTGGTGCCACTATCAATGTTGCAAAACCAAAACCTGGTTCTTCTGTTGCTGTTTTTGGACTCGGAGCTGTTGGTCTTGCT GCTGCTGAAGGGGCAAGGATTTCTGGTGCATCAAGAATCATTGGGGTTGATTTAGTTTCCAGCCGATTCGAATTAG CTAAGAAGTTTGGGGTTAATGAATTTGTGAACCCAAAAGATCATAACAAACCTGTACAAGAG GTAATTGCTGAAATGACCAATGGAGGTGTGGATCGTTCTGTTGAATGTACTGGCAGCATCCAAGCTATGATCTCAGCATTTGAATGTGTCCATGAT GGTTGGGGTGTTGCTGTTCTTGTTGGTGTGCCAAGCAAAGATGATGCTTTCAAAACTCATCCTACGAACTTCTTGAATGAGAGGACTCTCAAGGGTACCTTCTATGGTAACTACAAACCCCGAACCGATCTTCCTAATGTTGTGGAGAAGTACATGAGAGGG GAGTTGGAACTTGAGAAATTCATCACTCACACTGTTCCGTTCTCAGAGATTAACAAGGCTTTTGATTTGATGCTGAAAGGAGAGTCCATCAGGTGCATCATTCGGATGGACGAATAA